The proteins below are encoded in one region of Metabacillus dongyingensis:
- a CDS encoding YceD family protein: MKWSINQLNQLQNKGLQIDETVQLTDMKGALSEIREISPVSVKGRADLGSSKATFHLTLTGTLILPCARTLVDVPFPFEIHTTETFLLKPNADFEMEEDVHHVQEDIVDLIPVIKENILLEVPMQVFSDSVEENDQAAPQEGKDWKVISEEDNKNKIDPRLAGLSKFFDDQDS; this comes from the coding sequence ATGAAATGGTCTATTAATCAACTGAACCAACTGCAAAACAAGGGACTGCAAATTGATGAAACCGTCCAATTAACAGATATGAAAGGCGCGCTTTCTGAAATACGTGAAATTTCACCTGTTTCAGTAAAAGGCAGAGCAGATCTGGGCTCTTCTAAAGCAACTTTTCATTTGACGCTGACTGGCACGCTGATTCTCCCTTGTGCAAGAACGCTAGTGGATGTTCCATTCCCGTTCGAAATTCATACAACGGAAACGTTTTTATTAAAACCGAATGCAGACTTCGAGATGGAGGAAGATGTCCATCACGTTCAAGAAGATATCGTTGACTTAATACCTGTTATTAAAGAAAACATACTTTTGGAAGTACCAATGCAGGTTTTTAGCGATTCTGTTGAAGAAAATGATCAGGCTGCCCCGCAAGAGGGAAAAGATTGGAAAGTTATCTCTGAAGAAGATAACAAAAACAAGATTGACCCGAGACTTGCCGGCTTATCGAAATTCTTCGATGATCAAGACAGCTAA
- a CDS encoding patatin-like phospholipase family protein — protein MKREPKIGLALGSGGARGFAHLGVLKVLSEEGIPISMIAGSSMGALVGSFYATGLGFDHLYKLATLFKRKYYLDFTVPKMGFIAGNRVKDFIKVFTRGKHIEDLDIPLSIVATDLYEGKKVVFTKGPVADAVRASIAIPGIFVPEKIDGKLLIDGGVIDRIPVSVVKEMGADLVIAVDVSHVKKTEEITSIFDVILQSLDIMQDELVHHRKIASDIMIRPHVEQYSSRAFKNIKEIIEIGENEARKHVNEIKELIESWKGSQQDEE, from the coding sequence TTGAAGAGAGAACCTAAAATTGGTCTTGCCTTAGGATCTGGAGGAGCTCGAGGTTTTGCTCATCTGGGAGTATTGAAGGTACTTAGTGAAGAGGGGATACCGATCAGCATGATTGCCGGCAGCAGCATGGGTGCTTTAGTAGGCAGTTTTTATGCAACAGGGCTTGGATTTGATCATTTATATAAACTTGCCACACTATTTAAACGCAAATATTATTTGGATTTTACGGTGCCTAAAATGGGCTTTATTGCAGGAAACCGGGTAAAAGACTTTATTAAAGTGTTTACAAGAGGCAAGCATATTGAAGACTTGGATATACCGCTGTCGATTGTTGCAACAGACTTATACGAAGGGAAAAAAGTGGTTTTTACGAAAGGACCGGTTGCAGATGCCGTACGGGCAAGCATCGCCATTCCAGGTATTTTTGTTCCCGAAAAAATAGATGGAAAACTCCTTATTGACGGCGGAGTGATCGACAGGATTCCCGTTTCGGTTGTAAAAGAGATGGGTGCAGATCTTGTCATTGCTGTAGATGTTTCGCATGTGAAAAAGACAGAAGAAATCACGTCTATTTTTGATGTGATTCTGCAGAGCCTTGATATTATGCAGGATGAGCTTGTACATCACCGCAAAATAGCCTCGGATATTATGATACGTCCGCATGTAGAGCAATATAGTTCAAGAGCATTTAAAAACATAAAAGAAATCATTGAAATTGGTGAAAACGAAGCAAGAAAGCATGTAAACGAAATAAAAGAGCTGATAGAGAGTTGGAAGGGGTCACAGCAAGATGAAGAATAA
- a CDS encoding N-acetyltransferase: protein MFKVEKLLINYKTLEEFKKFKEYGLQELSMLDDLQDNIIENDSNSPFYGIYFGDKLVARMSLYRVDKKFDEYFDPKQDYLELWKLEVLPDYKRKGYGTALVEYAKSYGVPIKTNPRIKSGEFWSRMGFESVTYDMERDKGENPLVWYPEGVSEQKGESA, encoded by the coding sequence ATGTTTAAGGTAGAAAAATTGCTTATTAATTATAAGACATTAGAGGAATTCAAAAAATTTAAAGAATACGGACTGCAGGAGCTGTCCATGCTTGATGATCTTCAGGATAACATCATAGAAAATGATAGTAATTCGCCATTCTACGGCATTTACTTCGGCGATAAATTAGTTGCCCGTATGAGTCTGTACCGGGTCGATAAAAAGTTCGACGAATATTTTGATCCAAAACAGGATTACCTGGAATTATGGAAGCTTGAAGTGCTTCCTGATTATAAACGAAAAGGCTATGGTACGGCACTTGTTGAATACGCGAAGTCTTACGGTGTTCCAATCAAAACCAATCCAAGAATAAAGTCAGGTGAATTCTGGTCGAGAATGGGTTTTGAGTCCGTCACTTATGACATGGAGCGGGATAAGGGAGAAAATCCTCTTGTCTGGTATCCTGAAGGCGTTTCCGAACAAAAAGGCGAATCTGCGTAA
- the rpmF gene encoding 50S ribosomal protein L32 produces the protein MAVPFRRTSKTRKRLRRTHFKLQVPGMVACPNCGEVKLAHRVCKECGTYKGKEVVSK, from the coding sequence ATGGCTGTACCTTTTAGAAGAACTTCTAAAACAAGAAAAAGACTACGTCGTACACACTTCAAATTGCAAGTGCCTGGTATGGTAGCATGCCCAAACTGTGGTGAAGTTAAATTAGCTCACCGTGTATGTAAAGAATGTGGAACATACAAAGGAAAAGAAGTTGTTAGCAAATAA
- a CDS encoding RsfA family transcriptional regulator translates to MTTTRQDAWTQDEDLMLAEIVLRQIREGGTQLAAFEEVGKKLSRTAAACGFRWNSYVRKQYKSAIEMAKAQRKKIRKQETEESAEPSQPSFENESQPEAGVPLTFHEVISFLKNYENSGSAADLKSENESLIKKIINLEQQIEKLQAEKETIHSNLKIVEEDYMMLIEMMERARNMAVLRDDERSRKVKFQVDRNGNLERAEK, encoded by the coding sequence ATGACTACTACACGTCAGGATGCTTGGACTCAGGATGAGGATTTGATGCTCGCTGAAATTGTTCTCAGGCAGATCCGGGAAGGCGGAACACAGCTTGCTGCATTCGAAGAAGTAGGGAAAAAGTTATCAAGAACGGCTGCTGCATGCGGTTTTCGATGGAATTCCTATGTAAGAAAACAATACAAATCAGCGATTGAAATGGCAAAAGCACAGCGAAAAAAAATCCGCAAACAAGAAACTGAAGAATCAGCTGAACCTTCTCAGCCCTCTTTTGAAAACGAATCACAGCCTGAAGCAGGCGTACCCCTGACTTTTCATGAAGTGATTTCATTTTTGAAAAACTATGAAAATTCTGGAAGTGCTGCAGACTTAAAAAGTGAAAATGAAAGCCTCATTAAAAAAATAATTAATCTGGAGCAGCAAATCGAAAAGCTCCAAGCTGAAAAAGAAACCATCCACAGCAATTTGAAGATTGTAGAGGAAGATTATATGATGCTGATTGAAATGATGGAACGCGCAAGAAATATGGCTGTTCTGAGAGACGATGAGCGCAGCCGCAAGGTTAAGTTTCAAGTAGACCGAAATGGGAATCTGGAAAGAGCTGAAAAATAA
- a CDS encoding nucleotidyltransferase, translating into MKSVGLVVEYNPFHNGHRYHLQASKEKAEADAVIAVMSGHFLQRGEPALVSKWSRAKMALQQGADLVIELPYAFATQKAEIFAEGAISILEALKCDSVCFGSENGDISPFLETAETLEELDSDYQDAIKYYMKQGISYPSAQTKAYQSLNTGGHTLDLSLPNNILGYQYVKAIQKQGAAISPLTIKRTAAGYHDEEFNETPIASATSIRKAIFSEENKDIQSFVPETSLYHLKQYKDNFDTFHQWEDYFGFLKYTICTMTHDELKQIYEVEEGLENRIKSLIQQASSFKDFMEQLKTKRYTWTRLQRLCLHILTRTTKEQMKLEEAAAPYLRLLGMSSQGRTYLNRIKKAVDKPIVSTLSAFSHPLLDLDIKAASVYAMIFPEPIRSQFMHSEYSTRPVQYDEKEKLFL; encoded by the coding sequence TTGAAATCAGTTGGGTTAGTAGTTGAATACAATCCGTTCCATAATGGCCATCGCTATCACCTTCAGGCTTCAAAGGAAAAAGCAGAGGCTGATGCAGTCATCGCCGTAATGAGCGGTCATTTTTTGCAGCGGGGCGAGCCTGCGCTTGTCTCAAAATGGAGCCGTGCTAAAATGGCCCTGCAGCAGGGAGCTGATCTTGTCATTGAACTTCCATATGCATTTGCGACCCAAAAAGCAGAAATCTTCGCAGAAGGCGCCATTTCCATATTGGAAGCATTAAAATGCGATTCGGTTTGCTTTGGCAGTGAGAATGGAGACATCTCCCCTTTTCTTGAAACGGCTGAAACACTTGAAGAACTTGATTCAGACTATCAGGATGCTATTAAGTATTATATGAAACAAGGGATAAGTTATCCAAGCGCTCAGACAAAAGCCTATCAATCACTGAATACAGGCGGGCATACGCTTGATTTATCTTTGCCGAATAATATTCTCGGGTATCAATATGTAAAGGCCATTCAAAAACAGGGAGCTGCTATATCCCCCCTTACGATTAAACGTACAGCTGCCGGCTATCATGATGAAGAATTTAATGAAACCCCCATCGCAAGTGCAACAAGCATACGCAAGGCCATTTTCTCAGAAGAAAACAAAGATATCCAATCCTTTGTACCTGAAACCTCCTTGTATCATCTCAAGCAGTATAAAGATAATTTTGACACCTTTCATCAATGGGAGGATTACTTTGGATTCCTGAAGTATACAATCTGCACGATGACGCACGATGAACTGAAACAAATCTATGAAGTGGAAGAAGGCCTTGAAAATAGGATTAAATCTCTCATTCAGCAGGCTTCATCATTTAAAGATTTTATGGAGCAGCTGAAAACAAAACGGTACACGTGGACAAGGCTTCAGCGTCTTTGTCTTCATATTTTAACCAGAACAACCAAAGAGCAAATGAAGCTCGAGGAAGCAGCAGCCCCTTATTTGAGACTTCTCGGCATGTCTTCGCAGGGACGCACATATTTAAACCGTATAAAAAAAGCGGTTGATAAACCAATTGTTTCAACTTTGTCGGCATTCAGCCACCCGCTGCTTGATCTGGACATAAAAGCAGCTTCCGTATACGCCATGATTTTCCCTGAACCGATTCGTTCTCAGTTTATGCACAGCGAATATTCAACAAGACCTGTTCAATATGACGAAAAGGAAAAACTGTTTTTATAG
- a CDS encoding biotin/lipoyl-containing protein: MIEIKASMAGTVLNVLVAAGDEVTAGQDVIMLESMKMEIPLDSPENGVVEVVKAESGDFVNEGDVLIILKA, translated from the coding sequence ATGATCGAAATAAAAGCAAGTATGGCAGGAACAGTATTAAATGTATTAGTGGCAGCAGGGGACGAAGTAACGGCTGGACAAGATGTGATCATGCTCGAATCAATGAAAATGGAAATACCTTTAGACAGCCCTGAGAACGGCGTTGTGGAGGTAGTTAAAGCTGAATCCGGCGATTTCGTTAATGAAGGCGATGTATTAATCATTTTAAAAGCTTAA
- a CDS encoding SepM family pheromone-processing serine protease has translation MKNNKVVRAILIGVIIAAVLNFIKLPYYVTKPGMATELEPIIEVDGGYEEEGSFSLTTVGFGRANIFSYTLANILPYHELLPLEDVVQEGESDDDYLNRQMHMMESSQESAVSLAYEKAGKKVDYKFHGIYVMQVVDGMPSEGKLKAGDRIFKVDGKEFKTAEEFIAYVGQKKKGDKINVTYDRNGKEGKTEITASEFPDNKKKVGIGISLVTDRELITDPEISLDTNNIGGPSAGLMMTLEIYNQLTKEDYTKGYNIAGTGTIDENGTVGPIGGISQKIVAADKSGAEIFFAPNQNGIAASNYKEAVATAKDIETDMKIVPIDTFDDAVDYLKTLKEK, from the coding sequence ATGAAGAATAACAAAGTAGTCAGGGCCATTTTAATAGGAGTGATCATAGCAGCGGTCCTGAATTTTATTAAACTCCCTTATTACGTAACAAAGCCTGGCATGGCAACAGAGCTCGAGCCGATCATTGAAGTTGATGGCGGCTATGAGGAAGAAGGCAGCTTTTCGCTTACAACCGTTGGATTTGGAAGGGCGAATATTTTCTCCTACACCCTTGCAAATATCCTTCCTTACCATGAGCTTTTGCCGCTTGAAGATGTCGTTCAAGAAGGTGAATCAGATGATGATTATCTAAATAGACAAATGCATATGATGGAATCTTCTCAGGAATCTGCTGTGTCTTTAGCATATGAAAAGGCAGGCAAAAAAGTGGATTACAAGTTTCACGGAATCTACGTTATGCAAGTTGTAGATGGGATGCCATCAGAGGGCAAACTTAAAGCAGGAGACCGTATTTTTAAAGTCGACGGGAAGGAATTTAAAACAGCAGAAGAGTTTATAGCCTACGTCGGCCAAAAGAAAAAAGGCGATAAGATCAATGTTACATATGACCGCAATGGCAAAGAGGGCAAAACCGAAATTACAGCATCTGAATTTCCGGATAACAAAAAGAAAGTCGGGATCGGTATATCTCTTGTGACAGACAGAGAATTGATTACCGACCCTGAGATTTCGCTTGATACAAACAATATTGGCGGTCCTTCTGCAGGCCTGATGATGACTCTTGAAATTTATAATCAGCTTACGAAAGAAGATTATACAAAAGGCTATAACATTGCAGGCACCGGTACGATTGATGAAAATGGAACTGTCGGGCCAATAGGCGGGATCTCGCAGAAAATTGTTGCTGCCGACAAATCAGGGGCAGAAATCTTCTTCGCCCCGAATCAGAACGGAATTGCTGCATCTAATTATAAAGAAGCAGTTGCAACTGCCAAAGATATCGAAACGGATATGAAAATTGTGCCGATTGATACGTTTGATGACGCAGTAGATTATCTTAAAACATTAAAAGAGAAATAA
- a CDS encoding enoyl-CoA hydratase/isomerase family protein: MGKVLASERNGILEIKINRPERRNAIDYDVMNELEAILGVAEDNERLIAATITGSGRKAFCSGGDLSVFGNITTAEEALHMLSKMGDLLYRIMTLPVPTFALINGTAVGGGMEIAASADFRLVNEEASLGFIQGNQAITTGWGGSTMLFEKMQHDSALYMLTSGQIINAEKAKELGFASNVFHSETFEADALDFIRKSLIPYPDVIRGYKRVQINKWVRSGLKERMQEEIAKCAELWTGEDHLCAVRQFFQK, translated from the coding sequence GTGGGGAAAGTATTAGCAAGCGAGAGAAACGGGATATTAGAGATCAAAATTAACCGTCCGGAACGACGAAATGCAATTGATTATGATGTGATGAACGAATTAGAAGCGATTCTTGGAGTGGCAGAAGACAATGAAAGACTGATTGCGGCAACGATAACCGGAAGCGGCAGAAAGGCGTTTTGTTCAGGCGGTGATCTTTCTGTTTTCGGAAATATCACGACTGCTGAAGAAGCGCTGCATATGCTTTCGAAAATGGGGGATCTATTATACAGAATCATGACTCTTCCTGTACCGACATTCGCTTTGATTAATGGTACGGCTGTAGGAGGAGGGATGGAAATAGCAGCTTCTGCTGATTTCAGATTAGTGAATGAAGAGGCTTCGCTTGGGTTTATTCAGGGAAATCAAGCGATTACAACTGGGTGGGGCGGAAGCACAATGCTATTTGAAAAAATGCAGCATGATTCAGCCCTGTACATGCTCACAAGCGGACAAATAATTAATGCAGAAAAGGCAAAAGAACTCGGATTCGCTTCGAACGTTTTTCATTCTGAAACATTTGAAGCAGATGCTTTGGATTTTATAAGAAAGTCTCTTATTCCTTATCCTGATGTGATACGAGGGTATAAAAGAGTTCAGATTAATAAATGGGTCCGTTCCGGCCTGAAAGAACGAATGCAGGAAGAAATTGCAAAGTGTGCAGAGCTATGGACAGGTGAAGACCATCTTTGTGCTGTAAGGCAATTCTTCCAAAAATAG
- a CDS encoding acetyl-CoA carboxylase biotin carboxylase subunit, whose protein sequence is MKKILIANRGEIALRIIKTCKKMGIETVVIFSDADADLPFVKEADYAFRIGEAAVSKSYLLKDEILNIAVREQVDGIHPGYGFLSENTEFAQAAEEKGIKFIGPSSETMALMGDKVAARKTMKEAFVPVVPGSVTGLSTIEEACSFAAEIGYPVMLKASGGGGGIGMQRCDNEAALMKCFASTKTRAKAYFGNDEVFIEKFIADARHIEIQLFGDHHGNVVHMFERDCSVQRRNQKVVEESPSPHLSGETRAKMCEAAVAAAKHVGYINAGTIEFIVDDKENFYFLEMNTRLQVEHRVTEGVTGLDLVELQIRTAAGAELPFSQDEISKKGHSIQFRLYAEDPVKFIPSPGLIKAFTFNETDGVIMDCAYAEGNTVTPYYDPLVAKIIVNGESREETIEKARTFLNEMKIEGIKTNLPLFINILSNEQFNQGRYSTSFLQTAVFA, encoded by the coding sequence TTGAAGAAGATTTTAATTGCAAACCGGGGAGAAATTGCGCTTCGGATTATCAAAACATGCAAAAAAATGGGGATTGAAACAGTCGTCATTTTTTCTGATGCTGATGCTGATTTGCCATTTGTTAAAGAAGCAGACTATGCCTTTAGAATAGGTGAAGCTGCTGTCTCGAAATCCTATTTATTAAAGGATGAAATTTTAAATATTGCTGTCCGGGAACAAGTGGATGGCATCCACCCAGGATATGGATTCTTATCTGAAAATACGGAGTTTGCTCAGGCAGCGGAAGAAAAGGGTATCAAGTTTATTGGTCCGAGTTCCGAAACAATGGCTTTAATGGGAGATAAAGTAGCAGCAAGAAAAACGATGAAGGAAGCTTTCGTACCTGTTGTGCCCGGCAGTGTTACGGGCTTATCTACGATCGAAGAAGCCTGTTCGTTTGCAGCAGAAATCGGCTACCCGGTTATGCTTAAAGCAAGCGGAGGCGGAGGCGGGATCGGCATGCAGCGGTGCGACAATGAAGCGGCCCTTATGAAATGTTTTGCCTCTACAAAAACAAGAGCAAAAGCATACTTCGGAAACGATGAAGTTTTTATAGAAAAATTTATTGCTGATGCAAGGCACATTGAAATTCAATTATTTGGAGATCATCATGGAAATGTTGTTCACATGTTCGAGCGTGACTGCTCTGTTCAGCGCAGAAACCAAAAAGTGGTTGAAGAATCTCCTTCTCCGCACTTATCCGGGGAGACAAGGGCTAAGATGTGTGAAGCAGCTGTTGCGGCAGCAAAGCATGTAGGATACATAAACGCAGGAACGATTGAGTTTATTGTTGATGATAAAGAAAACTTTTATTTTCTTGAAATGAATACTAGGCTGCAAGTAGAACACAGGGTGACAGAAGGTGTCACAGGACTTGATCTTGTTGAACTTCAAATTCGGACTGCAGCAGGAGCTGAGCTTCCTTTTTCTCAAGATGAAATTTCGAAAAAAGGACATTCTATTCAATTTAGACTATATGCCGAGGATCCTGTGAAGTTCATTCCGTCACCCGGATTAATTAAAGCGTTTACATTTAATGAGACAGATGGGGTTATTATGGATTGTGCCTATGCAGAAGGGAACACGGTTACACCCTATTATGACCCGCTCGTGGCAAAAATCATTGTAAATGGCGAAAGCCGCGAAGAAACCATTGAAAAAGCACGGACCTTTTTAAATGAAATGAAAATCGAAGGAATTAAAACGAACCTTCCATTATTCATCAATATTTTGTCGAATGAACAATTTAATCAGGGAAGATACAGCACATCTTTTCTGCAAACAGCGGTTTTCGCTTAA
- a CDS encoding acyl-CoA carboxylase subunit beta — protein MLKTDELVKILKEKTAEIEAGGQPKYHEKLQQQGKLFVRERLNRLFDNGQYTEDGKFANNQAGDLPSDGVVTAIGKINNQTVCVMANDSTIKAGSWGARTVEKIIRIQETAEKLKVPLLYLVDSAGARITDQIDMFPNRRGAGRIFYNQVKLSGMIPQICLLFGPSAAGGAYIPAFCDIVIMVEGNASMYLGSPRMAEKVIGEKVSLEEMGGARMHCSVSGCGDVLVKTEDEAILEARRYLTYFPQNYQHAPMPAEPAAPKQGRRLSEIVPENQNAPFDMYECIDSLIDAGSFFEIKRLFAPEIITGFARMNGKAVAVIANQPRVKGGVLFVDSADKAAKFMQLADAFHIPLLFLADVPGFMIGTKVERAGIIRHGAKMIAAMSSATVPKISVIVRKAYGAGLYAMAGPAFETDCVIALPTAQIAVMGPEAAVNAIYSNKINEIEDPKERMKFVLQKQQEYKENIDIYKLASEMIVDDIVSADELREELISRFSLYETKQLSFSERKHPVYPV, from the coding sequence ATGTTGAAAACGGATGAGCTGGTCAAAATCCTGAAAGAAAAAACAGCAGAAATTGAAGCTGGCGGTCAGCCTAAATATCACGAAAAGCTTCAGCAGCAGGGTAAATTGTTTGTAAGAGAAAGACTTAACCGTCTATTTGATAATGGACAATACACAGAGGATGGGAAGTTCGCCAATAACCAGGCAGGCGATCTTCCATCTGACGGCGTAGTTACTGCAATCGGAAAAATAAATAACCAAACCGTTTGCGTAATGGCAAATGATTCTACAATTAAAGCGGGCTCATGGGGAGCAAGAACGGTTGAAAAAATCATCCGCATCCAAGAGACTGCTGAAAAATTGAAAGTCCCATTGCTTTATCTGGTGGACTCAGCCGGAGCGAGAATAACGGACCAGATTGATATGTTCCCAAATCGCCGCGGCGCAGGGAGAATCTTTTATAACCAGGTTAAATTGTCAGGCATGATTCCGCAAATCTGTCTTCTGTTTGGTCCTTCAGCAGCAGGCGGAGCATATATCCCGGCTTTTTGTGACATTGTTATAATGGTCGAAGGGAACGCCTCCATGTATTTGGGATCACCCCGCATGGCAGAGAAAGTCATTGGCGAAAAAGTTTCGCTTGAAGAAATGGGCGGAGCCAGAATGCACTGCTCTGTAAGCGGCTGCGGAGATGTCCTTGTAAAGACAGAAGATGAAGCCATATTAGAGGCGAGACGATACTTAACTTATTTTCCGCAAAATTATCAGCATGCCCCAATGCCTGCAGAACCAGCTGCTCCGAAGCAGGGCAGAAGGCTGTCTGAAATTGTTCCGGAAAATCAGAATGCGCCATTTGATATGTATGAGTGCATCGACTCTCTCATAGACGCGGGAAGCTTCTTTGAAATCAAACGCTTATTCGCACCTGAAATTATCACAGGTTTTGCCCGGATGAACGGGAAGGCTGTTGCAGTCATTGCAAATCAGCCGCGAGTGAAAGGCGGCGTTTTATTTGTAGATTCAGCTGACAAAGCAGCGAAGTTTATGCAGCTTGCGGATGCGTTTCATATCCCGTTATTATTCCTTGCGGATGTGCCGGGCTTCATGATTGGCACTAAGGTAGAAAGAGCGGGAATTATCCGTCATGGCGCTAAGATGATCGCTGCCATGAGCTCCGCTACGGTTCCAAAAATCTCCGTTATCGTGAGAAAAGCATATGGTGCAGGACTATATGCCATGGCAGGACCGGCTTTTGAAACGGATTGCGTCATTGCTCTTCCTACAGCTCAAATAGCTGTTATGGGTCCCGAAGCTGCTGTTAATGCGATTTATTCAAATAAAATCAATGAAATCGAAGATCCGAAGGAGAGAATGAAATTCGTCCTTCAAAAACAGCAGGAGTATAAAGAAAACATTGATATTTATAAGCTTGCATCTGAAATGATTGTAGACGACATTGTTTCTGCAGATGAGCTTAGAGAAGAACTAATTTCCCGCTTCTCTTTATATGAAACAAAACAGCTTTCATTCAGCGAACGGAAGCATCCGGTTTATCCGGTATAA